The Natrinema pellirubrum DSM 15624 region GAGATCAACGTTCAGGACGTCTACCAGTGGCAGGCCGAGACCGACGAGTTCCTCAAAATGGGGGACTCGAACACCTTAGAGGAGATCCAGTTCGACCGCGGGTGGAGTACTGAAAAGCTCGAGGAGGAACTGTTCAAACGCGAGATCATCCTCGCCTATCTCATCAAAAACGGACTGAACACGTACGCACAGGTCGCCGCGACCGTCCAGGCCTTCATCAACGATCCCGACACTATCCTCACGCTCATCGCGAACGGGCAACTCGAGGACAGTCTCGAGGACCTCCGCGAGATGGAGAGCGTCCTGATCGACGTCGACCCGGAGAAAGAGGAACTCGTCCCCCGGCCGGAGGCGACCGACGAGACGTACAACCTCTCGATGGACATCCTCGAACGGGCCGAGGAGTCGGTGTTCGAGGAGTACCGCGGCGAAGTGCCGAGCGGGCTCGCGAGCGCGCTCGGCGACGTCGAGGAGGAAAGCACGATCGAGGTCGACCGAGCCGACAGCGAGGAGTTCGAGTTCGCAGGCGACGTCGACGAAGGCGTCGACGACTCGGAGTGGGAACTCGGCGACAGCGACACGGAATTCGCCGTCGAGGGTGACGACGGGGCCGCCGACGAGCCGGCGTGGCTCAGCGAAGACACCGGCTTCGCGATCGGGGACGAGGGCGACGGCGGAACCGCGACCGGCGGCGACGGTGTCGAGGCCGACGCGGCCGGAGCCGCTGCGGATCCAGCTTCCGATACCGGTGACGCCGCCGAACCCGGGCCGAGTACGGACGAGTCGGAGACGGCCGATGACAGCACCCCTTCGAGCGGGAACTCGTCGGTCGCTGCCGGGGCCGACACCGAGGCGTCGACCGCGGACACCGGGCCGGATCGCTCCCGAACCGCGAGCCAGTCTGGCGATGCCGACAGCGCGATAGCGGGAGGAGAAGCCGACGACTCGACGGTGATGCCCACCGAAGACGCTGGAGACGGCGATCTGGGCGGTCTATTCGACGACATGGGTGAGACGATCGACGAACTCGGAGAGCCGACCGGCTCCGGCCGACCGGCCGTCGAGGACGGGACCCCCGCGGGCCGACCCGACACCTCCGGATTCGATTCGATGTTCCCCGAGGACGACCTCGACTCGATCTTCGATCCGGAATCAGACGACCGTGAAAGCCGTGAGGGCAACGCACAGATCGACGATCTCTCGGACGCCCCCGAAAGCGACACCGCGTCCGCCGCATCGATACCCCCCTCGAGCGACGCGGGCCCGGACGGGACGGCCGACCGTTCGCCGGCCGATCAAACGGCCACGGAGTCGACGGACGACGGTCGCGAACCGGCCGCGGAAGGGACGACCTCGAGCGAGACGCCCACACAGTCAGGCGGGGCCGAAGCCGACGGGGCGTCACCGTCGGAGCCGGAGCCGCCGACGATCGACCTCAGCGAGCCCTCGTCGGATGACGAGGGGGAAAGCGACGGGACGTCAGAAACAGATGCCGTCGATGCGGGGCGCGACGACGAGCCTGCGACGACGGACGACGAATCCGCGGACGCAACGGCGGTCGAACCGCCGACGATCGAGATCGACGAAAGCGGTTCGGACCCGCCGGACGGGACCGATACCGACGACGGAGACGAAACCGCTTCCGGCTCGACTGCCACGGATGTAGACGACGGGCCAAACACTGGCTCCGACGTCGACGAAGCACTCGAGTCCCCGGACGAGACGGCGTCGTCAACGGACGGATCGACGCCGACCGATCGGTCTGGCGGGGGTGATGACTCCGCGACGGACGAGGACTCGATCTTCGGCGGTGGGTCGGATTCGATCTTCAGCGACGAGGCCGACGACGACGATAGCGACGGGTCGCTCTTCGACGGCGGGGACGACGACTCGATCTTCAGGGATGAAGAAGACGAATCAGGCGACGACGACGATACCGGCATCTTCGACGCCGACGACGCGAACGAGGACGGTGACACATGAGCCTCCAACGGGACGACAGTGGCGGGACGGGGATGTCGGCGGGTTCCGACGCCCTCGGTGATCGGTTCTATCCGCTCTACGACTGGCTGTTCGGCGAGGACAGCGAGTTCGTCGCGGACATCGAGACGAAACTCGCACAGGCCCGGATGACCGACACGGTTGAACTCTACCTCTCCCGGGCGCTCGGTATCGGATTCATCAGCGGGCTGAGCCTCTGGCTGATCGGCCTGATGATCGGCTACGGCCTGGTCGCGCTCGGATTCATCGCGAACGAACCGCTGATCGGGATCCCTGTCGGGACCGGCCTCCTGCTCGACATCATCAACCTCCTCCGAATTCCCGCCGTCGTCTTTTTCGCCGGTCTCTTCTTCGGCTCGATCGGCTTCGCGTTCGGGTTCGGTTCGATGGTCGCGATTCCCTACTCGCGGGCTTCGAGCCGGAAACGCGAGATCAACATGCTGTTGACTGACTCGATTTCCTTTATGTACGCCCTCTCGGTCGGCGGCCTGAACCAACTCGAGATCATCGAGGCGATGGCCGAGGCCGACGACACCTACGGCGAGGTCGCCCGTGAGTTCCAGAGCATCGTCAAGGAGACCGAGTACTTCGATATCGACTACCGGACGGCGATCCGCAAGCAAGCACTCGAGACGCCGAGCGACGACCTCTCGCAGTTTTTGACCGACATGCTCTCGATCGTCAACAGCGGCGGTGACATGGAGAGCTTCCTCGAGGACAAGAAGGAAAAGCACATGCGGACCGCAAAGCAGGAACAGGAGTTGACCCTCGAGACGCTCGAACTGTTCGGGGAGATGTACATGACGCTGTCGCTGTTCCCGCTGCTGCTGATCATCATCATGGTGATCATGCAGATGATCCCGAACGCCGACGTCTCGGATCAGATGCTGTATATGGTCGTCTACGGTCTGATCCCGATGATCGGTGTCGGGTTCATGGTGTTGGTTTCGACGGTCAAACACGACGAACCCGGTGACGGCTATCTCACGATGGGCAACACCGACCAGCGGACCGAAACGGGACAGGAGGGCGGCCTGCTGAGTCTCGGCCTCGTCGAGCAGTTTACCGGTCGGCACAGCGTCTTCGACCGGATCAAGAACCGCGAGGGGACCCACGAGACGATCGAAGTCCTGCGTCAACCCCACATCTTCTTCCGGGACCATCCGCTGGTCACTCTCGTACTGACCCTCCCGCTCGCGCTCGTCATCGTCGTCACGGCGCTTGTAAACGGATCGGCCCCGACCTCGTGGGACGAGATGCTCGAGGCCCCGATCTGGGGGACGTTCATCTATCTCTACGTACCGCTGTATATCACGGCGCTGCCGCTCTCGATTTTCCGGGAGTGGAACGTCCGGCATCGAAACGCCGTCGTCAACAAACTCTCGGAGGACCTTCGAAAGCTCTCGAGTTCCAACGACACGGGGCTGACGCTGCTGGAATCGCTCAAGGCCGTCTCGGACACCACGAGCGGCAAGCTGGCACGCGAGTTCGAGATGATGCACACGAAGGTCAACTACGGGATGAGCTTGACTGAGGCGCTCATCGAGTTCAACAACAAGTACCACATTCCACGGCTGGCTCGGACGACGCGGCTGATCACCGAAGCTCAGGAGGCGTCGAACCAGATTTCGGACGTCCTCCGGACGGCCGCCACCGCCAGCGAGAACCACGACGATATCGAACGCGAGCGCAAGTCCCGAACCCGCATGCAGATCGTGATCATCATCATGACGTTCATGACGGTGCTTGCGGTGATCGCGATCCTCAAGACCCAGTTCATCGATACGATGGCTGGGCTCGAGACCGGCGGAAGTGGTGGTGGCGGTGGCGGTGGCGCGATGCAGGGAGCCAACCTGAGCGAAAACATCGACGTCGATATGCTGTCGGTGTTGTTCTTCCACGCGGTGACCCTGCAGGCGATCATCTCCGGCTTTATCTGTGGCTACATCCGAGACGCGGACCTACTGAGCGGCCTGAAGTACGCGGTCGGACTGTCCGCAGTCGCACTCATCGGCTGGACGCTGGTGGCCTAATATGACCGGGAACGGAACGCACGATCGATGCCGGGATCGAACGGACGGACGAGAGCTGCTGGCCCGCTCGAGTCGGGCAGTGGCCGAGCGCGAACGGGGCCAGACGACGCAGGACTTCGCCGTCGGGATCGGGATCTTCCTGCTGGCGATCGCGTTCGTCTTTCTGTTTCTGCCGTCGGTCGTGACGCCGTTTGACTCGTCGGTCGGTGGCGCGGAGACGGCACAGGCCGATCGGATCGCCGACCGAATCGTCAACGATACGGCCACAGGTGAGGGAAACGAGATCAATTTTACCAGTTATCAGGGCAAGGAGAACCTGACCAAACAGGTGGGGCTTCGGGCGAGCAGCGACAAGGACCTCGTCTACGATCGGGTTAACGTAACTATCGAACGTCTCAACGGCAGTTCGGATATTGACACCGGTCTGACGGCAGGGGACGACTACACCGGACAGCCGGCGGCGAGTTCTGTACGGATCGTCACGCTCGCGAACCATCCCGACGAATGTCGGCCGGCATGTCGACTCGTCGTGAGGGTGTGGTAACATGAGTGGGATCAAACGGACCGGGGGCGGTGACCGCGGACAGGCCTACACGCTCGAGGGGTTCATCGGTTCGATGGTCGTGTTGATGGCAGTGCTGTTCGCGCTGCAGTCGATCGTGATCACGCCGACGACCGGCGGCGCGGCCGATCGGACAGTCCAATCGCAAGTGCAACAGGAGACGATGGACGCGCTGTCGATCGCTGCAGAAGGACAGGGACAGGGCGAGAACGGGACGCTCTCGTATATGATCCGCTACTGGAACGATTCCGAAGAGCGCTTCCACGGCGCGAACGCGACGGATTCGGACAATGCCTACGGCGCGCAGTCGTTCAACCGCGAGGCGTTCGTCCTCGGACAGGTTCTGTCCGAACGGTACACGGAGACCGGTTCGTACTACAACGTCGAACTCGTCTATCAGAACGACAGTACGACGAACCGAACGTTCGAGCGTGTCCAGATGGTCAACCAAGGGTCGCCGCCGGAAAGCGCAATCACGGCGAGTCATACCGTCACGTTGTACGACGATGACGAGCTGACGGCACCGGGTAGTAGAGACAAGGGGATCAACCTCTCCGAAGCTGATAACTACCCGATCCCACCCGCTAAAAACGGGGATGACAATCCGATCTACAACGTCGTCGAGATACGGGTGATCGTATGGTAAGTCGTCGTCTGCAATCAAACGGTGATGGTGGGAATGATCGCGGACGCGACCGGGCCCAGTTGATCCTGATCGGTGCGATCACGCTCGCGTTCATCATCCTCGGACTCGTCGTCGTCGTCAACAGCGTGTTGCTCACCGAGACGCTCTCGTCGGAAGATTCGGGCCGAAGCGGAAGCGACGCGGCCACGGTCGAATACGACATCGAGCAAGGAATCGCGGGAATCGCTCACCGTGGAAATCTCAGGTGGGGCAACGATACACCCAGTGACTACAACGAGAAACTCAGGGCTGTTGTCGAGGACGGGAACGGGTTCCGGCGGCAATACCAAAACGTGACCGGGAACAGCCGACCGGTGATCGTCGACATCTCGGTCGACGGCGTTCCCGAGGACCAGCAGGCCAAAGCCAAATCCGACGAACCGATTCCGAATGGGACCGTCAATAACGGATCCGACAGCAAGGTTGGGCACTTATCACTCAATCTCCAATATGATGGCACCGGCGATAACGTTACAGTTTACCGGAACGGGACCGGATCCGAGTCGATCGAAATAACTGGAGCTAGTCTCCCCGATGGAGATGGATTCAACATTACCGACGAGGACGGGGAAATCTGTACGGTCAGAAACGAGCGTGCCGAAATCGATCTCGTCACGGGTGCAGTTAACGCGACGGTCGATGGTTCCTGTGATCGGCAGTTTATCGACCCTGATGTCCCAACGTCACCGCGGATTGAGGGTGACACGAACATGGGGACGTACGACATTGTCACTAGAGCGGATCTGTCCGACGGCTCCGACGCCGCCTGGGCCGTCGACGTCACCGTCACCTACGACTCGAGCGACGTCTCCTACGAGCGACCGTATCGGGTCTTCCTGTACGGTGATCGATCATGAACCGCGGCTTCGAGGACGACGATCGGGGCGTCTCGATCACACTGACACACGTCCTGACGATCGCTATTACGACCGTCCTCGTCGCTATGTTGATCACGAGTGCAAGCACCATGCTCGAGACCGAAACCGACCGCAGCGCCGACACGACCCTCGAGACGATCGGCGAGCGCCTCGCTAACGAGATCGGCAACGTCGATCGGATCGCGACCGGAGACGATGGGCGAGCCAAGCGGGTAGCCGTCACGGCCAGTCACCCGCGGACGGTCGCGAACTCCAGATACACCGTCGAGCTACGGCGTAACTGTACTGCACCGCTGCTCGACGGGCAGACCGATTGCCTGCGACTGACGGCGGCGAGTGCTGATACGGTCGCCTACGTGCCGGTTGAGACGACCGCCGACATCGAGAACAGTTCGGCCAGCGGCGGTGAGATCGAGCTGCAGTACGACGGATCGTCGAACAACATTTCGATCACGGAGGCCCGCTAATGCGGGGGTGTCACGATCGAGCCGGTGGCGACCCCGCGAGCGACGACCGAGCAGTTTCGGACGTCCTCGCGTTTATCCTCGTTTTCGCGATCATCCTCGGTTCCGTCGCACTGCTGTCGACGATCGGATTTCAGACGATGACCGACTATCAGGAGGGTGAACAGGTCCGAACCGCCGACCGAGCGATGGCGGCGCTGGCGGACAACTTCAACGACGTCCTCCGGTACGACGGGGTAACGGCACGAGAGGGGGAACTGTCGCTTCGAGGGGGGACCGTTCGAACGGGATCGGACGGAACGAGAGTGAACGTCTCGATCGATGGGGAATATATTGGCAACGGATTGAACACTAACAGCGGCGGCGAGTTCGACCTCGGCCGGTTCGAGTACGGTCTGGATGAAGACACGGTTGCATACGAGGGCGGCGGTGTCATCCGAGCCGACGACGGCGGGAGCGTCTTCCGCGAGCGGCCGCGACTGCGATGTGACACCGGTAACCACCGGGCAGTCGTCTCGCTCGTTGCGATTCAAAACCCCGACGACCGTTCGGTGCAGGCCGACGGACGCATCGGCCTCGAACTGACGAGTGTCAACCGCGAGACGGTCGTTCGGGAAGACGTCAACAAGGTTTCGGTCAATGTAACCGAAACGGAGTACGAGACCGCGTGGAACGGAACCTTCGACCGGGGCGGCTGGGAAGGTGATGACATCGGCGGAACCTGTAACCCTCCCGGGAACGATCTGACAGTCGTCGTTACCGTCCTCGAGGGCCGGATCGACTACTGAGTTTCTCGGTCCCAGTCGCCGGTGAGCATCGCCCGCAGCCCTGCGCGGTCAGCCAGTGCTTTCACGCGGGCGGCCCGCTGGGCGGCGCTGCCGGCAGTCTCGAGTGCGAGACCGTTCGAGAGTCGTTTCGGTGCCGCCATCGGTGAGCCGTCGGCCCCGACGGGGCCGTCGTTGAGGATCGTGCGGTCGCTCCCGTCGGGACGCCACGGCGGATCGACCCCGGCGAGGCCGCGATCGAGGAGGTATTCGGCGGCCTCGACCAACGCGCCGTCCGACGTCGAGTGGCCGATCGCGCCGATCGACCCGCGCTCGTTGAAAAACCGGACGACGTACTCGCCGTCCCCGCGACCCTCGTCGCCCGGTTTGCCGGAGCGGTCGTCAGTTGCGGTGTCGGCATCCTCGCCCGGAGAGCCATCTCCCGACTCGTCGCGTTCGCTCCCGGTCGGATCGTCGGCCTCGAGCGCGGCGTCGCCGGCCGCCGTCGGTGAGTCGGCCGTCCCCTCACGAGTCGGACCGTCGTCGGTGATCGCGGATTCGCTGAATCGGACCGAGACGGCCGGACCGTCGCTCGAGGCCGGCTGCTGCTCGGCGAACGCGACGACGAGCTGGTCGAGAAATCGCTCGGCTGCGGCCTCGAACTCGGGAGCGTAGGCCTCGCCCTGTGTCGTCACCGCCGTGAGCCGGTCGACGATCGATTCGACGAGGACGGGCCGCTCGACGGCGAGCTGTCTGGCGACCAACTCCCGCGAGTGGCGCTCGAGACGGCTCCCGAGCGTCGATCGCGTGTAGTTGGCCAGCACCGACTCCTCGTCGGTGAGGTCGGCGAGACGGACGGTGCGGTAGTCGATATCGGACGTTCCCGCCAGCAGGAGGAAGTCGCGACCGTTCGTGTAGATCGCCCGGCCGACGCCGGTCCAGGCCATCGCCCGTCTGAGTGCGTTCGCCCGACGTCCGTCCAGCGAGTCGGTCGCGGGTTCGACGGCGACGAACAGCGCCGGCACCGAGTCGACGGTCGGGACGTACTCGAGGTGAACGTCGTCGACGTCCCGATCGGCACGACACGAGTCGGCCCGGACGTCCCAGCCGAGCGTCTCGAGGAGGGGGTCGACGAGCCACCTGCGGGTGTCCCGTAGGGTGGTCGGCGGCGAGGCGTCGACCAGTGCCCCAGCGCGGGCAGTATACGAGCGAATGTCGAGGGGTGGCATTCGTCGGGAGTAGTCGGTCGACCGCCATGTAACGTCCGGTCGACTGCAGGCGGCGACGACGGATCCGCGGTCGCGCAGTTGGGGTGACTACTGGTCTGTCGCGGACGACTCCGCTCGCTGGTAGATCCGG contains the following coding sequences:
- a CDS encoding type II secretion system F family protein, whose product is MSLQRDDSGGTGMSAGSDALGDRFYPLYDWLFGEDSEFVADIETKLAQARMTDTVELYLSRALGIGFISGLSLWLIGLMIGYGLVALGFIANEPLIGIPVGTGLLLDIINLLRIPAVVFFAGLFFGSIGFAFGFGSMVAIPYSRASSRKREINMLLTDSISFMYALSVGGLNQLEIIEAMAEADDTYGEVAREFQSIVKETEYFDIDYRTAIRKQALETPSDDLSQFLTDMLSIVNSGGDMESFLEDKKEKHMRTAKQEQELTLETLELFGEMYMTLSLFPLLLIIIMVIMQMIPNADVSDQMLYMVVYGLIPMIGVGFMVLVSTVKHDEPGDGYLTMGNTDQRTETGQEGGLLSLGLVEQFTGRHSVFDRIKNREGTHETIEVLRQPHIFFRDHPLVTLVLTLPLALVIVVTALVNGSAPTSWDEMLEAPIWGTFIYLYVPLYITALPLSIFREWNVRHRNAVVNKLSEDLRKLSSSNDTGLTLLESLKAVSDTTSGKLAREFEMMHTKVNYGMSLTEALIEFNNKYHIPRLARTTRLITEAQEASNQISDVLRTAATASENHDDIERERKSRTRMQIVIIIMTFMTVLAVIAILKTQFIDTMAGLETGGSGGGGGGGAMQGANLSENIDVDMLSVLFFHAVTLQAIISGFICGYIRDADLLSGLKYAVGLSAVALIGWTLVA
- a CDS encoding DUF7287 family protein; amino-acid sequence: MTGNGTHDRCRDRTDGRELLARSSRAVAERERGQTTQDFAVGIGIFLLAIAFVFLFLPSVVTPFDSSVGGAETAQADRIADRIVNDTATGEGNEINFTSYQGKENLTKQVGLRASSDKDLVYDRVNVTIERLNGSSDIDTGLTAGDDYTGQPAASSVRIVTLANHPDECRPACRLVVRVW
- a CDS encoding DUF7288 family protein — translated: MSGIKRTGGGDRGQAYTLEGFIGSMVVLMAVLFALQSIVITPTTGGAADRTVQSQVQQETMDALSIAAEGQGQGENGTLSYMIRYWNDSEERFHGANATDSDNAYGAQSFNREAFVLGQVLSERYTETGSYYNVELVYQNDSTTNRTFERVQMVNQGSPPESAITASHTVTLYDDDELTAPGSRDKGINLSEADNYPIPPAKNGDDNPIYNVVEIRVIVW
- a CDS encoding DUF7266 family protein; translated protein: MNRGFEDDDRGVSITLTHVLTIAITTVLVAMLITSASTMLETETDRSADTTLETIGERLANEIGNVDRIATGDDGRAKRVAVTASHPRTVANSRYTVELRRNCTAPLLDGQTDCLRLTAASADTVAYVPVETTADIENSSASGGEIELQYDGSSNNISITEAR
- a CDS encoding DUF7289 family protein → MRGCHDRAGGDPASDDRAVSDVLAFILVFAIILGSVALLSTIGFQTMTDYQEGEQVRTADRAMAALADNFNDVLRYDGVTAREGELSLRGGTVRTGSDGTRVNVSIDGEYIGNGLNTNSGGEFDLGRFEYGLDEDTVAYEGGGVIRADDGGSVFRERPRLRCDTGNHRAVVSLVAIQNPDDRSVQADGRIGLELTSVNRETVVREDVNKVSVNVTETEYETAWNGTFDRGGWEGDDIGGTCNPPGNDLTVVVTVLEGRIDY